In a single window of the Candidatus Zixiibacteriota bacterium genome:
- a CDS encoding oxaloacetate decarboxylase, with amino-acid sequence MTERPARALRRILAEPRCTISVSAHDPLLARLVERAGFEIVGLSGNAVAAAYLGLPDLGFLNLSDMASVARRVAGAVSLPVLVDADTGYGNALAVLRTVRELERAGAAGIVIEDQVASKKCAMIEAEHPVVPAEEHAAKIRAACAARSDPDFVIGARTDAAADLGLDEAIRRGFLYAEAGADLLNIQVAGLPQEIERIGRAGLPVPLMASMDEGKPMSLNPLSLLASAGYRIASFPGVVRYTVVRAVRENLAYLREHQSTVGIRDRMATVEEYFAAVDLDRFLELEQKLLGPLRGEARRAGPVNPAFSKKPSGA; translated from the coding sequence ATGACCGAGCGACCCGCCCGGGCCCTGCGCCGCATCCTCGCCGAGCCGCGCTGTACGATCTCGGTTTCGGCGCACGATCCGCTCCTCGCCCGGCTGGTGGAGCGAGCCGGCTTCGAGATCGTCGGCCTGTCGGGAAACGCGGTGGCGGCGGCTTATCTCGGCCTGCCCGATCTCGGCTTCTTGAACCTGAGCGACATGGCGAGCGTGGCGCGCCGGGTCGCGGGAGCGGTCTCCCTCCCGGTGCTGGTGGACGCGGACACGGGCTACGGGAACGCGTTGGCGGTGTTGCGAACCGTGCGCGAGCTGGAGCGGGCCGGCGCAGCGGGAATCGTCATCGAGGATCAGGTCGCTTCCAAGAAATGCGCGATGATCGAGGCCGAGCATCCCGTGGTCCCGGCCGAGGAGCACGCGGCCAAGATCCGCGCGGCGTGCGCGGCTCGGAGCGATCCGGATTTCGTCATCGGCGCCAGGACCGACGCCGCGGCCGATCTCGGCCTCGACGAGGCGATCCGTCGGGGCTTTCTCTACGCCGAGGCGGGAGCCGACCTGCTGAACATCCAGGTTGCGGGCCTTCCCCAGGAGATCGAGCGCATCGGCAGGGCGGGGTTGCCCGTCCCGTTGATGGCGAGCATGGACGAGGGCAAGCCGATGTCGCTCAACCCGCTTTCCCTTCTCGCCTCGGCCGGCTACAGGATCGCCTCCTTTCCCGGCGTGGTTCGCTACACGGTCGTGCGCGCGGTGCGCGAGAATCTCGCCTACCTCAGGGAACACCAGTCGACCGTCGGCATACGCGACCGCATGGCAACCGTCGAGGAGTATTTCGCGGCGGTGGACCTCGACCGCTTCCTCGAGCTGGAGCAAAAGCTGCTGGGGCCGCTTCGGGGCGAGGCGCGGCGCGCCGGTCCGGTCAACCCGGCTTTCTCGAAGAAGCCGTCAGGCGCTTGA
- a CDS encoding aconitase/3-isopropylmalate dehydratase large subunit family protein: MTITEKICARAAGKERVGPGDMIEAEVDKLYIKDLRFSKAEDPQGLYGVFKEVLAAMGVRRAWDPGKVVVNLDEQPARSTARLEGQRRAREFSREHGATLYEGYEGGIGHNVMVEKGHVAPGEFIVGADSHTCTYGALGCFATGIGFTETVGVLATGRIWLKVPPAIYIELTGSRPAWISGKDVVLRVMAELGPSGAVNRTLEYGGSAVADLSIDSRLSMCNMAVESLALNAIFPPDALALDYVRRVGRVEREPVESDADAGYEKRLRFDLSDMEPFVAAPGVPSNGRPVRELVGTPIQQAFIGTCSSARIEDLREAAKILKGRTVRPGVRMIVTPGSYGAYFQAREEGLLQIFEKAKVLITASECGICSRPSLAAGEVCVSSGNRNFPGRMGDRGARIFLASAATVAASAVAGEIVDPREFLPS, translated from the coding sequence ATGACGATCACCGAAAAGATCTGCGCCCGCGCCGCCGGAAAAGAGCGGGTAGGCCCGGGGGACATGATCGAGGCCGAGGTCGACAAGCTCTACATCAAGGACTTGAGGTTCTCGAAGGCGGAGGATCCCCAGGGTCTGTACGGCGTCTTCAAGGAAGTCCTCGCCGCGATGGGGGTCCGAAGGGCGTGGGACCCCGGCAAGGTCGTGGTCAACCTCGACGAGCAACCCGCGCGCAGCACGGCGCGCCTGGAGGGTCAGCGGCGGGCCAGGGAATTTTCCCGCGAGCACGGCGCGACCCTCTACGAAGGCTACGAGGGCGGCATCGGCCACAATGTCATGGTGGAGAAGGGACACGTTGCTCCGGGCGAGTTCATCGTCGGGGCCGACTCCCACACCTGCACCTACGGGGCCCTCGGCTGCTTCGCCACCGGCATCGGCTTTACCGAAACCGTCGGCGTGCTCGCGACCGGACGGATCTGGCTCAAGGTGCCGCCTGCCATCTACATCGAGCTGACGGGCAGCCGCCCGGCGTGGATTTCAGGCAAGGACGTGGTGCTGCGCGTGATGGCCGAGCTCGGGCCCAGCGGCGCCGTGAACCGGACTCTCGAATACGGCGGCAGCGCCGTGGCCGATCTGAGCATCGACAGCCGCCTGTCGATGTGCAACATGGCGGTGGAAAGCCTGGCGCTGAACGCGATTTTCCCGCCGGACGCGCTCGCCCTGGATTACGTGCGCCGCGTCGGGCGTGTGGAGCGCGAGCCCGTCGAGAGCGACGCGGACGCCGGGTACGAGAAGCGCCTTCGCTTCGATCTCTCGGATATGGAGCCCTTCGTCGCGGCGCCCGGCGTCCCCTCCAACGGCCGGCCGGTTCGAGAGCTCGTCGGCACGCCGATCCAGCAGGCCTTCATCGGCACCTGCTCCAGCGCGCGGATCGAGGATCTCCGGGAGGCCGCGAAAATCCTCAAGGGGAGGACCGTGCGTCCCGGGGTGCGGATGATCGTCACGCCGGGCTCCTACGGCGCCTATTTCCAGGCGCGCGAGGAAGGGCTGCTCCAGATCTTCGAGAAAGCCAAGGTGCTGATCACCGCATCGGAATGCGGCATCTGCAGCCGCCCGTCGCTCGCGGCGGGGGAGGTCTGCGTTTCTTCGGGAAACCGGAATTTCCCGGGACGGATGGGAGACCGGGGAGCCCGGATCTTTCTTGCCAGCGCGGCCACGGTCGCGGCCAGCGCCGTCGCCGGAGAGATCGTCGACCCGCGGGAGTTCCTGCCGTCATGA
- a CDS encoding 3-isopropylmalate dehydratase has translation MRKRFTGRAWKFGDCLDSGNIKNVMAGVDPEFRQKVRPGDLIVAGISFGMGSSAEEAPRSLRDAGVAAVLAESISNIYLRTLINLGLPAIECPGISEMVETGHELEVDLETGTVRNLSTGRALAFPPFSDHALAILEKGGLIPYLKSTLAGGPEKRA, from the coding sequence ATGAGGAAGCGCTTCACCGGCCGCGCCTGGAAGTTCGGCGACTGCCTCGACTCGGGCAACATCAAGAACGTGATGGCGGGCGTCGACCCCGAGTTCCGGCAGAAGGTCCGCCCCGGAGACCTGATCGTCGCCGGGATCAGCTTCGGCATGGGCTCGAGCGCGGAGGAAGCGCCGCGTTCGCTGCGCGACGCCGGGGTCGCGGCGGTGCTCGCCGAGTCGATCTCGAACATCTACCTGCGCACGCTGATCAATCTCGGCTTGCCGGCGATCGAGTGCCCCGGCATCTCGGAAATGGTCGAAACCGGGCACGAGCTCGAGGTCGACCTGGAAACGGGGACGGTGCGAAACCTCTCCACGGGACGCGCCCTCGCCTTCCCGCCCTTTTCCGATCACGCGCTCGCGATCCTCGAAAAGGGCGGATTGATTCCGTACCTCAAGTCCACGCTCGCAGGCGGGCCGGAAAAGCGGGCCTGA
- a CDS encoding isocitrate lyase/PEP mutase family protein, which produces MKATTKLREALRSGELIITPGVYDCLTARLAEMAGFPVVKLLGNVTCGSILGLPDLGLIGLAEMAGHAKNVAAAVEIPVMVDADTGYSAGALGIARTVREFERAGVAGIGMEDQVTPKKCALIPGGTPVVPLDEQLKKLQAAVEARQDPDFVISARTDAESVNGLDDALRRIKAYEAVAADMVGVALPWMRREGMRERTLEALKRIRDAVRVPVNCMFMDEAIQAGNVTLEELQRIGFNMGGSNAVRYTVVKAVSEMLAVLKKEGSTRSYAHRLATLKEYEAVVRLPEFLELEKRYTA; this is translated from the coding sequence ATGAAGGCAACGACGAAGCTCAGAGAGGCGCTCCGAAGCGGCGAGCTGATCATCACTCCGGGAGTCTACGACTGCCTGACGGCCCGGCTGGCCGAGATGGCGGGATTCCCGGTCGTCAAGCTGCTCGGCAACGTCACCTGCGGCAGCATTCTCGGTCTTCCCGATCTCGGGCTCATCGGCCTCGCCGAGATGGCCGGCCACGCGAAGAACGTGGCCGCCGCGGTCGAGATCCCCGTCATGGTCGACGCCGATACCGGCTACTCGGCCGGAGCCCTCGGGATCGCGCGCACCGTAAGGGAATTCGAGCGGGCCGGCGTCGCCGGGATCGGCATGGAAGACCAGGTCACTCCCAAGAAATGCGCGCTGATTCCCGGCGGTACGCCCGTGGTGCCGCTCGACGAGCAGCTGAAGAAGCTCCAGGCCGCGGTCGAGGCCAGACAGGACCCCGACTTCGTGATCAGCGCGCGCACCGACGCCGAGTCCGTCAACGGCCTGGACGACGCGTTGCGGCGCATCAAGGCCTACGAGGCGGTCGCCGCCGACATGGTTGGTGTCGCTCTGCCGTGGATGCGAAGGGAAGGAATGCGCGAGCGCACGCTCGAGGCCTTGAAGCGCATCCGCGACGCGGTCCGCGTGCCGGTCAACTGCATGTTCATGGACGAAGCGATCCAGGCGGGCAACGTCACGCTGGAGGAGCTCCAGCGGATCGGCTTCAACATGGGCGGAAGCAACGCCGTGCGCTATACGGTCGTCAAGGCGGTCTCCGAGATGCTGGCCGTCCTCAAGAAGGAGGGCTCGACCAGGAGCTACGCCCACCGGCTCGCCACGCTCAAGGAGTACGAGGCCGTCGTGCGGCTGCCGGAATTTCTCGAGCTGGAAAAGCGCTACACTGCGTAA